The genomic DNA CCGGTTAGAGAGTATGGCTACCTACCGAATAACGGGTACTAATCATAACTTCTATGCAAATAGTTCACCGGATTTAGGCTATAAATTCGGTAACGAATTTCAATACGTTATAGGTGCAGCATATACCATCACCTCTAAATTGATGATGAGTGATGCGCTGCTTCAGGTCAGGTACAGAAGTACAACGGCTGATATGGTAGGGGGCAGCATCATACCCAATACAGGAGGTAGATGGCTGTATCTTATACCAGGGATTAATTTACAGACTAACCAGAAATTGAGTTTCCGGCTCACGGGTGAGATCCCTGTATACAGGCATCTCAGTGGAACACAACTATCAACTTCATATAAATTTAATATTTCAATTTTATATAAGGGCATCTCTAAAAACTACACCATACATTCCCCTCTATCAAGAGGGGCAAGGGGTGTGTTTTAAAAAATATGTAGTTTTTAGAGATGCCCATAATTAATCATGAAAGATTATATGTTATTTAGTCTAAAATTAGTAAACTTATTATTAATGTTTTCAATCTGTTTTACTTCATGTAAGAAAGATAAAGATAAACTTAAAGGTGAATGGCTGATCCCAAAAAGTGAAGTGTTGGATGGAGGACCGGGCAAAGATGGAATTCCTGCCTTAACCAACCCTGCTTTTATTGCTGCATCTGATGCCACTTATTTGCAGGACAATGATCTGGTGGTTGGCTTTATTTCCGGCAATGATGTGCGTGCTTACCCACATGCTATACTTGACTGGCACGAGATCATCAATGATGATGTTAATGGTGTTTCAATTGCAGTGACCTATTGTCCTCTGACAGGTACAGGTATTGGATGGGATAGAAATGTAAATGGTACGGTTACTACTTTTGGCGTGTCAGGATTGCTATATAATACCAATCTTATTCCTTATGACCGTGCAACAGATAGCAACTGGTCGCAAATGAAATTACTTTGTGTGAATGGGACATTGATCAGAACGAAAGTACAGGTTATCCCTGTTGTTGAAACCACCTGGAAAACCTGGAAGGCCATGTATGCTCAAACAAAAGTAGTCTCTAAACAGACAGGATACAGCAGGAATTATGATAGATATCCTTATGGGGATTATAAAACCAATAATGACAATTTGTTTTTCCCTTTAAATCCTAAAGACAAACGACTGCCTTCAAAAGAACGAGTGCACGGGGTCATTATCAATGACATAGCAAAAGTCTATCAGTACTACCATTTTACTGATAGCATGCAGCTAATAAATGATAGCTTTCAAAACACTGATCTTGTGATTGCAGGTAGCCAGCCAGATAATTTTATCGTATCTTTCGTACGCAGGCTATCTAACGACACTTTGCTTACATTTA from Cytophagales bacterium includes the following:
- a CDS encoding DUF3179 domain-containing protein — its product is MKDYMLFSLKLVNLLLMFSICFTSCKKDKDKLKGEWLIPKSEVLDGGPGKDGIPALTNPAFIAASDATYLQDNDLVVGFISGNDVRAYPHAILDWHEIINDDVNGVSIAVTYCPLTGTGIGWDRNVNGTVTTFGVSGLLYNTNLIPYDRATDSNWSQMKLLCVNGTLIRTKVQVIPVVETTWKTWKAMYAQTKVVSKQTGYSRNYDRYPYGDYKTNNDNLFFPLNPKDKRLPSKERVHGVIINDIAKVYQYYHFTDSMQLINDSFQNTDLVIAGSQPDNFIVSFVRRLSNDTLLTFTPIQNKLPVIMQDNEGTEWDIFGNAISGPRAGEQLSATVSFMGYWLAWGAFYPNAEIY